A window from Rhizosphaericola mali encodes these proteins:
- the rlmB gene encoding 23S rRNA (guanosine(2251)-2'-O)-methyltransferase RlmB, producing the protein MPFQKKKSPSYLPKKNMVVGRNPLVEALTTGANIDKILVARKASGEAIDQVRTLAREKNIPIQYVPNEKLNGLTNINHQGIIAFKSAVIYQDLQQVIDWVLSKGETPLFLMLDGVTDVRNIGAMSRSALCCGAQAIIIPDKGVGALNEDAVKSSAGALEQIQVCRVDSLLKALDTLHLNGIKVYTSEMNAKSKVYELPLSEPSCIIMGNEEKGVQSYLTKAADDKFTIPMKGDFDSFNVSVAAGIILYEAMKQRLLTYE; encoded by the coding sequence ATGCCTTTCCAAAAAAAGAAAAGTCCTTCCTATTTGCCTAAAAAAAATATGGTTGTTGGGAGAAATCCACTCGTTGAAGCATTAACAACTGGCGCTAATATTGATAAAATTTTAGTCGCAAGAAAAGCTTCCGGTGAAGCTATTGATCAAGTTAGAACTCTGGCTCGTGAAAAAAATATCCCTATCCAATATGTTCCCAATGAAAAATTGAATGGACTTACCAATATCAATCATCAAGGAATTATCGCTTTCAAATCTGCAGTGATCTATCAAGATCTACAACAAGTAATTGATTGGGTTTTGTCCAAAGGAGAAACGCCTTTGTTTCTAATGTTGGATGGAGTTACTGATGTGAGAAATATTGGGGCGATGTCCAGAAGTGCACTTTGTTGTGGCGCTCAAGCCATTATTATACCAGATAAAGGTGTTGGAGCTTTAAATGAAGATGCTGTAAAAAGCAGTGCTGGCGCATTGGAACAAATACAAGTGTGCCGTGTGGACAGTCTTTTAAAAGCTTTGGATACCTTGCATTTGAATGGAATAAAAGTATACACTAGTGAAATGAATGCAAAGTCTAAAGTGTATGAATTGCCATTATCAGAACCAAGTTGTATTATCATGGGAAATGAAGAAAAGGGTGTACAATCTTACTTAACGAAAGCTGCAGATGATAAATTTACTATCCCGATGAAAGGAGATTTTGATTCTTTTAATGTATCCGTCGCTGCAGGAATAATTTTGTATGAAGCGATGAAGCAAAGGCTATTAACATACGAATAA
- a CDS encoding dicarboxylate/amino acid:cation symporter, giving the protein MKKSNRLTLYIIIAMILGVILGYFVYSNGLHKVQAAKALNANTTVTVKDFTKEFSDKIQLLTTIFLRLIQMIIAPLVFCTLSVGIAKLGDLNAVGRIGGRAMIWFLSASLVSLALGTVLVNVFQPGHSINVSLSDLKDSHDIVSNTTGFTLKTFIEHVFPKSVIESMAHNEILQIVVFSIFFGVAIAAVGEVGKPLIKALDSASHVILKMVGYVMNFAPIGVLGSIAAVIATNGLSVFIFYGKYLMYFAIAIICLWAILLLVGYLFLKNKLPKLLRHIFQPIVVAFTTTSSEAVFPKLTQELERFGCSSKIVSFVLPLGYSFNLDGSMINMTFASMAIAQAYGIKLDIGTQLTMMLVLMVTSKGMAGVPRASLVVVAAICGMFKIPPEGIALILPIDHFCDMLRTTTNVLGNALATSVVSKMEGDLKDTPNLNLE; this is encoded by the coding sequence ATGAAAAAATCCAATAGATTGACATTGTACATTATCATAGCGATGATACTCGGAGTAATTTTAGGGTATTTTGTTTATAGTAATGGACTACATAAAGTACAAGCTGCAAAAGCATTAAATGCTAATACTACTGTAACTGTAAAAGATTTTACAAAAGAGTTTTCTGATAAAATCCAACTACTTACAACGATTTTTTTGCGCTTAATCCAGATGATTATCGCGCCTTTAGTTTTTTGTACACTCTCAGTGGGCATTGCTAAATTAGGTGATTTGAATGCGGTAGGTCGTATTGGAGGTCGTGCGATGATCTGGTTTCTATCTGCATCCTTGGTCAGTTTGGCCTTGGGAACTGTCCTTGTTAATGTCTTTCAACCTGGACATAGTATTAATGTATCTCTTTCTGATTTGAAAGATTCGCATGATATTGTAAGTAATACAACTGGATTTACCTTAAAAACTTTCATTGAGCACGTTTTTCCCAAAAGTGTTATAGAATCTATGGCACACAATGAAATACTCCAGATTGTAGTATTTTCTATTTTCTTTGGTGTTGCCATTGCTGCTGTCGGAGAGGTGGGTAAACCGTTAATAAAAGCATTAGATTCCGCTTCACATGTCATTTTAAAAATGGTGGGTTATGTGATGAATTTTGCGCCCATCGGCGTATTGGGCTCTATTGCTGCAGTAATAGCTACAAATGGGTTGTCTGTCTTTATTTTTTATGGAAAATATCTGATGTATTTCGCTATTGCAATTATTTGTTTGTGGGCGATATTACTATTAGTAGGCTATTTATTTTTGAAAAATAAATTACCAAAATTATTACGCCATATTTTTCAACCAATTGTAGTTGCTTTTACAACTACAAGTAGTGAAGCCGTTTTTCCAAAATTAACACAAGAATTGGAACGTTTTGGATGTAGTAGTAAAATTGTTTCATTTGTTTTACCATTAGGTTACTCCTTTAATTTAGATGGTAGTATGATAAATATGACATTTGCAAGTATGGCAATTGCCCAAGCTTATGGCATAAAATTAGATATAGGAACACAACTTACAATGATGTTGGTTTTGATGGTGACAAGTAAAGGGATGGCGGGTGTACCCAGAGCGTCTTTAGTTGTCGTTGCTGCAATTTGTGGTATGTTTAAAATTCCACCGGAAGGTATCGCGCTTATATTGCCCATTGATCATTTTTGTGATATGTTGCGTACCACAACAAATGTGTTGGGCAATGCTTTAGCTACAAGTGTAGTGAGTAAAATGGAAGGAGATTTAAAAGATACTCCAAATTTGAATTTAGAATAA
- the hisH gene encoding imidazole glycerol phosphate synthase subunit HisH, with product MSSNIAIVKYNAGNIRSVLFALERIGVEAEVTDDAKKLENADKVIFPGVGEASTAMNYLKEKNLDILIKNLKQPVLGICLGMQLMCAHSEENDTPCLGIFEEKVKKFEPLASSSEKVPLIGWNQIHNLKTPLFEEVKDDSDCYFVHSYYAALGEFTIAQTDYVQNYSSALHRDNFYGTQFHPEKSAKVGEQILKNFIFKI from the coding sequence ATGAGCAGCAATATTGCTATCGTAAAATATAATGCAGGAAATATTCGATCTGTGTTATTTGCATTAGAACGAATAGGTGTTGAGGCGGAAGTTACAGACGATGCCAAAAAGCTTGAAAATGCGGATAAAGTGATTTTTCCTGGAGTGGGAGAGGCATCAACGGCGATGAATTATCTAAAAGAAAAGAATTTAGATATACTTATTAAAAACTTGAAACAACCCGTTTTAGGTATTTGTTTGGGTATGCAATTGATGTGTGCACATAGTGAGGAAAATGATACACCTTGTTTGGGCATTTTCGAAGAAAAAGTCAAAAAATTTGAACCGTTGGCTAGTTCTTCAGAAAAAGTTCCTTTGATTGGTTGGAATCAAATTCACAATTTAAAAACGCCGCTTTTTGAAGAGGTTAAGGATGATTCAGATTGTTACTTTGTGCATAGTTATTATGCAGCTTTGGGAGAATTCACAATTGCACAGACGGATTACGTGCAAAACTATAGCTCTGCATTGCACAGAGATAATTTTTATGGAACGCAATTTCACCCTGAAAAGAGTGCAAAAGTAGGCGAACAAATTTTGAAGAACTTTATTTTTAAAATTTAA
- the trpB gene encoding tryptophan synthase subunit beta — MKEIEVDQNGYYGEFGGAFVPEMLYPNVEELKENYLKIISDEGFKKEFDNLLKDYVGRPTPLYHAKRLSEQIGANIFLKREDLNHTGAHKINNAIGQALLAERLGKKKIVAETGAGQHGVATATVCALRNLECIVFMGALDIQRQAPNVARMKMLGATVVAAESGNKTLKDATNEAIRYWINHAHDTHYIIGSAVGPHPYPDMVARFQSVISEEVRWQLKEKTGKETPDYAVACVGGGSNAAGTFYHFLNEENVHLVAVEAAGYGVDSGESAATTQLGTVGVLHGSKSLVMQTKDGQIIEPYSLSAGLDYPGIGPLQAHLFKSGRGTFLNATDDEALAAAFNLTKIEGIIPALESSHALAGLKKLKLKPSDNVVVCLSGRGDKDMDNYLKVFDKFN, encoded by the coding sequence ATGAAGGAAATAGAAGTTGATCAAAACGGATATTATGGAGAGTTTGGTGGTGCATTTGTACCAGAGATGTTGTATCCCAATGTAGAGGAATTGAAGGAAAATTATTTGAAAATAATTTCAGACGAAGGTTTTAAAAAGGAATTTGATAATTTATTAAAAGATTATGTTGGACGACCAACACCATTATATCACGCAAAAAGATTGAGCGAACAAATTGGTGCAAATATTTTTTTGAAAAGAGAGGATTTGAACCATACCGGTGCGCATAAAATCAACAACGCAATAGGTCAAGCTTTATTGGCAGAACGTCTAGGGAAAAAGAAAATCGTTGCAGAAACGGGCGCTGGACAGCATGGTGTTGCAACAGCGACGGTGTGCGCTCTGCGGAATTTGGAATGTATTGTTTTCATGGGTGCGTTGGATATTCAACGACAAGCCCCCAATGTCGCTCGTATGAAAATGCTTGGAGCGACAGTTGTGGCTGCCGAAAGTGGAAATAAAACTTTGAAAGATGCTACAAATGAAGCAATACGTTATTGGATTAATCATGCGCACGATACGCATTACATCATAGGAAGTGCAGTAGGTCCGCATCCTTATCCTGATATGGTGGCTCGTTTTCAAAGCGTAATTAGCGAAGAGGTTAGATGGCAGTTAAAAGAAAAAACAGGAAAAGAAACTCCTGATTATGCAGTGGCATGTGTTGGTGGTGGTAGTAATGCTGCAGGTACTTTTTATCATTTTTTGAATGAGGAAAATGTTCATTTAGTTGCAGTTGAGGCTGCTGGTTACGGAGTTGATTCTGGAGAGTCTGCAGCTACGACACAATTGGGAACCGTTGGGGTATTGCATGGAAGTAAAAGTTTAGTTATGCAAACAAAAGATGGTCAGATTATTGAACCTTATAGCTTATCCGCGGGGTTGGATTATCCTGGAATTGGACCATTGCAAGCGCATTTATTCAAATCTGGACGTGGTACATTTTTAAATGCTACGGATGATGAGGCATTAGCAGCAGCATTTAATTTGACTAAAATTGAAGGAATTATTCCCGCTTTAGAATCTTCACATGCTTTAGCTGGTTTGAAAAAATTAAAATTAAAGCCTTCTGATAATGTGGTTGTTTGTTTGAGTGGAAGAGGAGATAAGGATATGGATAACTATTTAAAAGTTTTTGATAAATTTAATTAG
- the murQ gene encoding N-acetylmuramic acid 6-phosphate etherase, with the protein MMSNNDLVKITEQPSEYRHLESMPIDQILFNINQEDQKVPIAVHKSLPQITELIEHLADKMLAGGRLFYIGAGTSGRLGILDASECPPTYGVSPDLVVGIIAGGETAILKAVENAEDSPTQGWDDLSKYHITDKDFVVGLAASGTTPYVIEAMKKCRENNILTGCITCNLHTPLAKEVDFPIEVIVGPEFVTGSTRMKSGTAQKLVLNMITTTVMIQLGRVEDNKMVNMQLTNEKLVDRGTKMLMQKMHITDYEQARSLLLKYGSVRNAYDNRTIA; encoded by the coding sequence ATGATGTCAAACAACGATTTGGTAAAAATTACGGAACAACCTTCTGAGTATAGACATTTAGAAAGTATGCCTATTGATCAAATCCTTTTCAATATCAATCAAGAAGATCAAAAAGTTCCTATTGCAGTTCATAAATCTTTACCACAAATAACGGAATTAATCGAGCACTTAGCAGACAAAATGTTAGCAGGTGGTCGATTATTTTATATTGGAGCAGGAACGAGCGGACGTTTAGGTATATTGGATGCAAGTGAATGTCCTCCGACTTACGGCGTTTCTCCAGATTTAGTAGTGGGTATTATTGCTGGAGGTGAGACTGCGATCTTGAAAGCTGTTGAGAATGCAGAAGATAGCCCGACGCAAGGTTGGGATGATTTATCTAAATATCATATCACGGATAAAGATTTTGTTGTCGGTTTGGCAGCAAGCGGCACAACACCTTACGTTATAGAAGCTATGAAAAAATGTAGGGAAAATAACATACTAACAGGTTGTATTACTTGTAATTTGCATACACCTTTAGCGAAAGAAGTTGATTTTCCCATAGAAGTCATCGTAGGGCCTGAGTTTGTGACCGGAAGTACACGTATGAAGAGTGGCACCGCACAGAAATTGGTATTGAATATGATTACTACCACTGTGATGATACAATTGGGACGAGTGGAGGATAATAAGATGGTCAATATGCAATTAACGAATGAAAAATTAGTAGATCGTGGTACCAAAATGCTCATGCAAAAAATGCATATTACTGATTATGAGCAGGCTAGATCTTTACTTTTGAAATATGGAAGCGTAAGAAATGCTTATGATAACCGAACTATTGCTTAG
- the trpA gene encoding tryptophan synthase subunit alpha — MSRIKDTFSNNTDRKILNVYCTAGYPQLNSTLEVMEALQKDGADIIELGIPYSDPLADGEVIQNSGAIALENGMTIEVLFQQLENFRDKIHIPVILMGYLNPVLQYGFEEFCKKASELGIDGLILPDLPEYEFEANYRQIVKKYQLDFIFLVTPETSIARIRQLDELSTGFLYAVSSSSTTGSDKNFTDVEKYLGKLETLGLKNPIMVGFGIKDKATFESATKHAAGAIIGTAYIKALTASDDIEEGTHAFLETIK; from the coding sequence ATGAGTAGAATTAAAGATACATTCAGTAATAATACTGATAGAAAAATATTAAACGTTTATTGTACAGCTGGATATCCTCAATTAAATAGCACCTTGGAAGTAATGGAAGCATTGCAAAAAGATGGTGCGGATATTATTGAATTGGGCATTCCTTATAGTGACCCATTGGCAGATGGTGAAGTGATACAAAATAGTGGTGCTATTGCATTGGAAAATGGGATGACCATTGAAGTTTTATTTCAACAATTGGAAAATTTTAGAGATAAAATTCATATTCCAGTTATTTTAATGGGTTATTTGAATCCTGTATTACAATATGGATTTGAAGAATTTTGTAAAAAAGCATCCGAATTAGGTATTGATGGTTTGATTTTACCTGATTTACCTGAATATGAATTTGAAGCGAATTATCGCCAAATTGTGAAAAAATATCAGTTAGATTTCATTTTTTTGGTTACTCCTGAAACTTCCATTGCAAGAATCAGACAATTAGATGAGTTGAGTACAGGATTTTTGTATGCTGTTTCTTCTTCATCGACTACTGGTTCGGATAAAAATTTTACGGATGTTGAGAAATATTTAGGCAAATTAGAAACCTTAGGATTGAAAAATCCAATCATGGTAGGATTTGGCATAAAAGATAAAGCAACATTTGAATCCGCCACCAAACATGCAGCAGGCGCCATCATCGGTACGGCTTATATCAAAGCATTAACCGCATCTGATGATATTGAAGAAGGCACGCACGCATTTTTGGAAACGATTAAATAA